A DNA window from Thermococcus sp. 4557 contains the following coding sequences:
- the glyS gene encoding glycine--tRNA ligase, with product MGEKPDRYEILQDLMRRRGFAWGSFEIYGGSRGFYDYGPLGATIKRKIERKIREAFQREGFFELETPDITPERVFIASGHVEKFVDPLVECKKCGARFRADHIVEEALGIDTEGMSAEHLTELIREHGIKCPECGGELGEVWYFNLMFETKIGPYGDQKGYLRPETAQGIFVNFKRLNAFARNKLPFGVFQIGKAYRNEISPRQGMLRLREFTQAEAEIFFNPKETEHPHFDEVKDEVLRLYPIEHQLKNLGTIEITAEEAVEKGYIMNTFFAYYMVMVKRVLLDIGIPEDKIRFRQQLPEERAHYSRDTWDAEIHSERFGWVECVGIANRGDYDLSKHLKMSGADMTVLIHYDEPRIVRRLKVSLNMKRVGPKLKKDAKRINELIQGWDEEKLRSLVEVLERDGKITIEGYELEKDDFIIKEVEEKVTGEKIVPHVLEPSFGIDRPFYLLLENSLVIEEDRTYLKLKKDMAPIEVAVLPLVAKEPLKSIAYDVFRTLQKAGFIAVYDEKDTVGRRYLRYDEIGTPYCVTIDNQTPEDSTVTIRDRDTKEQVRISIEELPSKLRELIFGE from the coding sequence ATGGGAGAGAAGCCCGACAGATACGAGATTCTTCAGGATTTGATGAGGAGAAGGGGCTTTGCATGGGGCAGCTTTGAAATCTACGGCGGCTCACGCGGATTCTACGACTACGGTCCGCTCGGTGCGACGATAAAGAGGAAAATCGAGCGGAAGATACGCGAGGCCTTCCAGAGGGAGGGCTTCTTCGAGCTGGAAACACCGGATATAACCCCCGAGAGGGTCTTTATCGCGAGCGGTCACGTTGAAAAGTTCGTTGACCCGCTGGTCGAGTGTAAGAAGTGCGGCGCAAGGTTTAGGGCCGACCACATAGTGGAGGAGGCCCTTGGAATAGACACCGAGGGTATGAGCGCCGAGCACCTAACTGAACTCATCCGCGAGCACGGGATAAAGTGCCCCGAGTGCGGCGGTGAGCTCGGCGAGGTCTGGTACTTCAACCTCATGTTCGAAACCAAGATCGGCCCCTACGGCGACCAGAAGGGCTACCTGAGGCCCGAGACCGCCCAGGGCATCTTCGTGAACTTCAAAAGGCTGAACGCTTTCGCCAGGAACAAGCTCCCCTTCGGCGTTTTCCAGATAGGCAAAGCCTACCGCAACGAGATTTCACCGAGGCAGGGCATGCTCCGTCTGAGGGAGTTCACCCAGGCGGAGGCGGAGATATTCTTCAACCCGAAGGAAACGGAGCATCCTCACTTCGATGAGGTTAAGGACGAGGTTCTCCGCCTCTATCCAATAGAGCACCAGCTCAAGAACCTCGGCACGATTGAGATAACCGCCGAGGAGGCCGTGGAGAAGGGCTACATCATGAACACCTTCTTCGCCTACTACATGGTCATGGTCAAGCGCGTCCTCCTCGACATCGGCATCCCCGAGGACAAGATACGCTTCCGCCAGCAGCTGCCCGAGGAGCGCGCCCACTACTCGCGCGACACCTGGGATGCCGAGATTCACAGCGAGCGCTTCGGCTGGGTGGAGTGCGTTGGAATAGCCAACCGCGGCGACTACGACCTGAGCAAGCATCTGAAGATGAGCGGCGCGGACATGACCGTCCTCATCCACTACGATGAGCCCAGGATAGTCAGGCGCCTCAAAGTGAGCCTCAACATGAAGCGCGTCGGACCGAAGCTGAAGAAGGACGCCAAGAGGATAAACGAGCTCATCCAGGGCTGGGACGAGGAGAAGCTGAGGAGCCTGGTTGAAGTCCTGGAGAGGGACGGCAAAATCACCATCGAGGGCTACGAGCTGGAGAAGGACGACTTCATAATCAAGGAGGTCGAGGAGAAGGTCACCGGCGAGAAGATAGTGCCCCACGTCCTTGAGCCGAGCTTTGGAATAGACAGGCCGTTCTACCTGCTCCTTGAGAACAGCCTCGTCATCGAGGAGGACAGAACCTACCTCAAACTGAAGAAGGACATGGCCCCGATTGAGGTCGCAGTCCTGCCTCTCGTCGCCAAAGAGCCGCTGAAGAGCATAGCCTACGACGTCTTCAGGACGCTCCAGAAGGCAGGCTTCATAGCGGTCTACGACGAGAAGGACACCGTTGGGAGGAGATACCTCCGCTACGACGAGATAGGAACGCCCTACTGCGTGACCATCGACAACCAGACGCCCGAGGACAGCACCGTTACGATCCGCGACCGCGACACGAAGGAGCAGGTGAGGATTAGCATCGAGGAGCTGCCGTCAAAGCTCAGGGAGCTGATTTTCGGGGAGTGA